One stretch of Acidobacteriota bacterium DNA includes these proteins:
- a CDS encoding roadblock/LC7 domain-containing protein gives MSPPDLVMYEEEYQQIREILERLRSDSNAKFTFLVDKNGQQIASSGDMAGVDATSLASLTAGNVAATDGLAKLIGEKEFSILFHEGERDNIHISLVARRVILVVIFDERSSLGLVRLRVKKGSQELERVFEVLVEKAEREGPAAAHFDSPFAEITDEDIDSLFSE, from the coding sequence ATGAGCCCTCCTGATCTGGTCATGTACGAGGAGGAGTACCAGCAGATTCGGGAGATTCTCGAACGTCTGCGGAGTGACTCCAACGCCAAGTTCACCTTTCTTGTCGACAAGAACGGTCAGCAGATCGCTTCGTCCGGCGACATGGCGGGAGTCGACGCCACCTCGCTCGCTTCGCTGACCGCCGGCAACGTCGCCGCCACCGACGGTCTGGCCAAGCTGATCGGCGAGAAGGAATTCTCGATCCTGTTCCACGAGGGCGAGCGGGACAACATTCACATCTCGCTCGTCGCCAGACGCGTCATCCTCGTGGTCATCTTCGATGAACGCTCGTCGCTCGGTCTGGTCCGGCTCAGAGTCAAAAAAGGATCGCAGGAGCTGGAGCGTGTTTTCGAAGTGCTCGTCGAAAAAGCCGAGAGGGAAGGACCCGCCGCTGCACACTTCGACTCCCCGTTTGCCGAGATCACCGATGAAGACATCGACAGCTTGTTCAGTGAATAG
- a CDS encoding GTPase domain-containing protein, with amino-acid sequence MTFINLAAREINCKIVYYGPGLCGKTTNLQWIYDKTNPQAKGKLISLATETDRTLFFDFLPLDLGTVRGFKTRFHLYTVPGQVFYDASRKLILKGVDGVIFVADSQEARMDANIESLQNLEQNLNEQGYDLKTIPYALQMNKRDLPTAIPVEEMYKQLNYKGEPSFEAVAPNGVGVFDTLKAVAKLVLTDLKKKQS; translated from the coding sequence GTGACATTCATCAACCTTGCTGCCAGAGAGATCAACTGCAAGATCGTCTACTACGGTCCCGGTCTATGCGGGAAGACGACTAACCTCCAGTGGATCTACGACAAGACCAACCCTCAGGCGAAAGGGAAGCTGATCTCGCTCGCCACCGAGACCGACCGGACGCTGTTCTTCGACTTTCTCCCGCTCGATCTCGGAACCGTTCGTGGCTTCAAGACGCGCTTTCATCTCTACACGGTGCCCGGTCAGGTTTTTTACGATGCCTCGCGAAAGCTCATCCTCAAAGGCGTCGACGGAGTGATCTTCGTCGCAGATTCTCAGGAAGCCCGGATGGACGCGAACATCGAGTCGCTGCAGAACCTCGAACAGAACCTGAATGAACAGGGGTACGACCTCAAGACGATCCCGTACGCGCTTCAGATGAACAAGCGGGATCTTCCTACCGCCATACCCGTGGAAGAGATGTACAAGCAGTTGAATTACAAGGGCGAGCCGTCCTTCGAAGCCGTGGCCCCGAATGGAGTCGGCGTATTCGATACGCTCAAGGCCGTGGCAAAGCTCGTGCTGACGGATCTCAAGAAGAAGCAGTCCTGA